One genomic region from Polyangiaceae bacterium encodes:
- a CDS encoding SDR family oxidoreductase yields the protein MSSPEKQLESSDAIDVDALEACVDALEAIVQNRGLLAELDEDTRQRLLIAAGRVSRPERNEQRVLARAVRKQRRRHSREVLEAQLDQAPIRKLREQVVFVTPPALKSGEDLREPEAEEPTRLHKERVCYVCKQPYQLLHHFYDQLCGECGDFNFQKRSQRADLSGRTALITGARVKIGYQGAILLLRSGARVIVTTRFPKDAARRYAREADFAEWGHRLTVYGLDLRHTPSVESFARHIEHTEARLDFILHNACQTVRRPPGFYQHLLDQERGDHALPGPAAKLLAGAAAANSQPGLTHGAEQLPMSAALTQLELIPEDFNRGGQLFPMGQLDQDEQQIDLRAVNSWRLPLHQVSTVELLEVQLVNAIAPFVLNARLKPLMERVPSEDKHIVNVSAVEGQFYRRFKTDKHPHTNMAKAALNMMTRTAAADYIKSGIHMNSVDTGWVTDEDPAHIAERKREENGFHPPLDIVDGAARIVDPIIDGFNTGDHIWGRFLKDYTSVPW from the coding sequence GTGAGTTCCCCTGAAAAACAGCTAGAAAGCAGCGACGCCATCGACGTCGACGCGCTCGAAGCCTGCGTTGACGCTCTGGAAGCCATCGTTCAGAACCGCGGTCTGTTGGCGGAGCTGGACGAGGACACTCGCCAGCGCTTGCTCATCGCAGCAGGACGCGTGTCGCGCCCCGAACGCAACGAGCAGCGCGTGCTGGCGCGCGCCGTGCGCAAGCAGCGCCGCCGGCACAGCCGAGAGGTACTCGAGGCGCAGCTCGACCAGGCGCCCATCCGCAAGTTGCGTGAGCAAGTCGTGTTCGTCACGCCACCCGCCTTGAAGAGTGGCGAAGACTTGCGTGAGCCCGAAGCAGAAGAACCCACACGGCTGCACAAGGAACGCGTCTGCTACGTGTGCAAACAGCCCTACCAGCTGCTGCATCACTTCTACGATCAGCTGTGCGGTGAGTGCGGCGACTTCAACTTCCAGAAGCGCAGCCAACGCGCGGACCTCAGCGGCCGCACGGCGCTGATCACCGGCGCGCGCGTCAAGATCGGCTACCAGGGCGCCATCTTGCTCCTGCGGTCCGGGGCGAGAGTGATCGTCACGACACGTTTCCCCAAGGATGCAGCCAGGCGCTACGCTCGGGAAGCTGACTTTGCTGAGTGGGGACACCGGCTCACGGTGTACGGGCTCGACCTGCGCCACACACCGAGCGTCGAGTCCTTTGCCCGCCACATCGAGCACACCGAAGCGCGCCTCGACTTCATCCTTCACAACGCCTGCCAGACGGTGCGGCGCCCACCGGGCTTCTACCAGCACTTGCTCGACCAAGAGCGCGGCGATCATGCGTTGCCCGGTCCCGCCGCCAAGCTGCTCGCAGGCGCAGCAGCGGCGAACAGTCAGCCCGGCCTCACGCACGGCGCCGAGCAGCTACCCATGTCTGCCGCGCTAACGCAGCTCGAGCTGATCCCCGAGGATTTCAACCGAGGAGGTCAGCTGTTCCCCATGGGGCAGCTGGACCAAGACGAGCAACAGATCGATCTGCGTGCAGTCAACAGCTGGCGCCTGCCCTTGCATCAGGTGAGCACCGTCGAGCTGCTCGAGGTACAGCTCGTGAACGCCATCGCGCCCTTCGTGCTGAATGCGCGCCTCAAGCCCCTGATGGAGCGCGTGCCGAGCGAAGACAAACACATCGTCAACGTGTCCGCGGTGGAGGGGCAGTTCTACCGGCGCTTCAAGACGGACAAGCACCCGCACACGAACATGGCGAAAGCCGCGCTCAATATGATGACGCGCACCGCAGCGGCGGACTACATCAAGAGCGGCATCCACATGAACAGCGTGGATACCGGATGGGTCACCGACGAAGATCCGGCGCACATCGCGGAGCGCAAGCGCGAAGAAAACGGCTTCCACCCGCCCCTCGACATCGTGGACGGCGCCGCCCGAATCGTCGACCCCATCATCGACGGCTTCAACACCGGCGACCACATCTGGGGGCGTTTCCTCAAGGATTATACGTCGGTGCCCTGGTAA